ATTCCGCTGTTCATCGACGCCATTTTGGAAAACCAGGCCCCCACCTTGAACGGCGACGGCGGCCAGACCCGCGACTTCACCTTCGTGGAGAACTGCGTGCAGGCCAACATCCGGGCCGCTCTCACGACCAATCCCGGGGCCCTAAACCAGGCGTACAACATCGCCGTGGGCGACCGCACCTCGCTGGTGCAGATGTACGACATCCTGCGCGAGGAAGCCGGCTCGGACCTCGCGCCCACCTTCGGCCCCGACCGCGCCGGCGATATCCGCGACTCGCTGGCCGACATCAGCAAGGCCGGCAACCTGCTCGGTTACGCGCCCCAGATTCGCATCCGCGAGGGCTTGCAGCAGACGCTGGACTGGTTCAAGGCCAACCAGGAATTCATCAAGGAGCGCAATTAACGCGCAAAGCTTTAGCGCAAAGTCTCGCGAAGCTTGCGCTAATATTCTTGATTGATAAACTCTTAGCGAGACTTAACTCTTAAACTCAGCGAAACTTCGCGCGATATGAAAGGCATTATCCTCGCCGGCGGCTCCGGCACCCGGCTGCACCCTCTCACCCTGGCCGTCAGCAAGCAGCTGATGCCGGTGTACGACAAGCCGATGATTTACTACCCGCTGAGCATTCTGCTGATGGCGGGCATCCGGGAAGTACTGATTATCACCACGCCCCACGACCAGGCGCAGTTCCAAAAGCTACTCGGCGACGGCAAAAACCTGGGGTGCGACTTTCAGTACGTGGTGCAGGAGGTGCCCAACGGGCTGGCACAGGCTTTCGTGCTGGGGGCTGATTTCATCGGCCAGGACAGCGTGGCGCTGGTGCTGGGCGACAATATTTTCTACGGCGCGGGCCTGGAGGAGCTGCTGAAATCGAACAACAACCCCGACGGCGGCGTGGTGTACGCCTACCACGTGCACGACCCCGAGCGCTACGGCGTGGTGGAGTTCGACGCCAACAAGAAGGCCCTTAGTATCGAGGAGAAACCGGCCAAGCCCAAGAGCAACTATGCCGTGCCGGGCCTGTACTTCTACGACAACAGCGTGGTGGAAATCGCCAAGAACCTGGAAATGAGCCCCCGCGGTGAGTACGAGATTACCGACGTGAACAAGGAATACCTGCGCCGCGGCAAGCTGAAGGTTGGCATCCTGAGCCGGGGCACGGCCTGGCTCGACACGGGCACCTTCGAGAGCCTGATGCAGGCCGGCGAGTACGTGCGCGTGATTGAGCAGCGCCAGGGCCTGAAGGTGGGGGCCATTGAGGAAGTGGCCTACCGCCAGGGTTTCATCACGGCCGACGAACTGCGGGCCCTGGCCCTGCCCCTGCGCAAGAGCGGCTACGGCGACTACCTCCTGAACCTGCCCGAGCAGCTGGTGCTGGGCGCGCAATAGGGCCCCGGACCCAGGAAAAAGTGGCCGAAAGCCGCGGTTTGGCCAGCGCTGGCGCGCGGCCGGGCCGCGGCTTTTGCCTAAATTAGCAAGGCTAAAACGTGTCCTATCTATCCTGCGCGCCCTTATTGCGCGCTTTTATGTTCGCGGCGGTATTATTCGCCGAACACCTATGAAAATTCCCGTTTTTTCTTTTGCCCTGGTGGCGGCCCTGGGGCTGGGGGCCCCGGCGGCCCGGGCGCAGCACGCGCTGTGGGCCAGCAAAGTGACGGCGGTATCGTCGCAGAAAGCATCGGGCAAGGAGGCCTTTTCGCCCGAGCAGGTGCTGGGGGCCCCCAACGCGTTGCCGCTGGGCCAAATCAGCGACAAGGCCTGGATTCCGAAGAAGGAAGGCCGTGACGAATTTGTGGAGGTGCGCTTTGCCCGCTCGGTGCTGGCTCAGCAGATTACGGTGGTCGAGAACTTCAACCCCGGCGCCGTGACGAAGATTGAGCTCATCGACACCCACGGCGAGCACCACGAGGTGTACACCAACGACAACCCGGGGCCCCTGCCCGACTCGTACCGCACGCTGGAAGTGAAAATTGCCCCGGCCAAGCCGGCCTACCGCACCATTGGGGCGGTGGTGCACCTGAACACGGCCAAGGTGGAGGGCGTGAACCAACTCGACGCCATCGGCGTGGCCGATGTGACGCAGACCATGGTGAAGAAGGACTTCAAGGCCCCCGACGCCGACGCGGCTGGCGTGGCCCGCTTCGACTCATCGCTCGTGAACCTGGGGCCCTCCGTGAACAGCCAGTACGTGGACACGCACCCGGTGATTTCGCCCGACGGCCGCACCTTGTACTTTGCCCGCCAGAACCACCCGGGCAACATCGGTGGCAAAAATGACCCGCAGGACGTGTGGTTTTCGACCCTGCAAAGCGCCAGCGCCAAAACCTGGGGCCCCGCCAAAAACATGGGTGGCCCCGTGAACACCGCCGGCTTCCCGAACGGCCTGGCCTCGGTATCGGCCAATGGGCAGCGCCTGCTGCTGCTGGGCCACTACACACCCGAGGGCCTGGTGCCCAAGGGCCCCAGCACGTCGGAGCACCGCCCGGGCGGCTGGTCGCAGCCGACCAACGTGGACATTGAGGACTTTTACAACAACGACGACGAGCACGCCGATTACTTCCTGGCCACTTCGGGCAAGGCCCTGCTGCTGGCCGTGGAGCGCACCGACGGCCTGGGCGAGCAGGACTTGTACGTGAGCTTCCCGAAGCCCGGCCCCCCCGGCCAGCCCGTGACGTGGACGCGCCCGCGCAACCTGGGGCCCAACGTGAACACCAAAAAAGCCGACTTCGCCCCCTTCCTCGCCCCCGACGAAAAGACGCTATACTTCGCCAGCGAAGGCCGTGGCGGCTACGGCAAGTCGGATATTTTCTACTCCAAGCGCCTCGACGACACCTGGACGAACTGGAGCCCGCCCCGTAACCTGGGCAGCGTGGTGAACTCGCCCGATTTTGACGCCTACTACACCGTGTCGGCGGCCGGCGACGATGCCTATTTGGTGTCAACGCGCAACGGCACGGCGGGCTCGAAGGACATTTTTCGCATCGCCCTGGCCCCCGCCTTCAAGCCCGAAGCCGTGACGCTGGTGCGCGGCCAGGTGCTCGACGCGGCCACCAAGAAGCCCATCAAGGCCATAATCCACTACGAAAACCTGCTGACGGGCGAGGAAATCGGCACCGCCGAATCCGACCCCACCGACGGCTCCTACACCATTGTGCTGCCCAGCGGCGTGCAGTACGGCTACCGCGCCGAGGCCGCCAACTACATCGCCGAAAACGCCAACCTCGACGTGACGGCCCGCGACAAGTACTCGGAGCAAACCCAGGACCTGTTCATGGTGCCCTTTGCGGTGGGCCAAACGGTGAAGCTCAACAACATCTTCTTCCAGCAGAGCAAGTACTACCTGCGCACCAACTCGTACCCTGAGCTGGCGCGCCTCGTGCGCATCATGCGCGACTACCCCACGGTAGAAATCAAAATCGGCGGCCACACCGACAACCAGGGCGACCCCGCCCTGAACTTGAAGCTGAGCCTTGACCGCGTGAACGAGGTAAAAAAATACCTGATTGGCAAGGGCATCACGCCGACGCGCATTACCACCGAGGGCTACGGCGGCAGCAAGCCCGTGGCCAGCAACGACCAGGAAGATACCCGCGCACTCAACCGCCGGGTAGAATTCACCATCACGAAAAAGTAGCCCAGGGGCCCCAGGCCTAAGCCAAAACGGCCCGTTGCACTAGGTGCAGCGGGCCGTTTGAATTGGCAGCTAATCTACTACGGCAGATTACTTATCCTTTTTGGTCAGGTTCTTACCTAAGTCTTCTACTTGCTTGAGGAAGTCGTCGATGTCGGTATCGGCGTACACGCCGTAGGCGGAGGCAATGGTGCCTTTCACGCCATCAGTCGCCTCAATGGCGTAGAGGATGGATGTGTCGTCAGGGTTGCTTTCGCCCTCGAAGCGGTAGAAGTCCACGATGGTCACCTCGTCGGCGGTATAGCTGCGGTTGGAGCTGGGGTCGAGGGTGTGCAGGCGGCCGTCGGTCACCTTGAAGTCGTGCGTGTAGCCGTCCTTGGTGAGCTTATTTTCGACGTTGACGAGCGAGCGTTCTTCTTCTTTGTCTTGCATGGCGCGGGGCGTAGGGGTGAGAAAAGCCCCGCCGGAAGGGCAGCGGCTACCCGGCTATACGGGCCCCGGGCCGCCCGGGGTTTCCCCCCAGGGGCCCTAAATATTCAGGGCCCGGCCTTAGCGCCCGGCGCGGGCCGCGATAGTGCGCTCCAGGCGGTCCACGTCGATGCCGCCGCAGGCGCCGCAGCCCTTGGCGCAGCCCACTTGCTCCTTCGAAAAGAAGGCCCGCCACGCCCGGCGGCCTAGGAAAAACAGGGCCCCCAGCACGATGGCAGCCACAAGAATGTATTGAACTAGCATAGCATTTTGGAAACGCTGGGGCCTTAGCAAAAGTTTGCGCCGGGGCCCCGGGTCACGTTTGGGGCGGGCGTGGTGAGTTGAGAACCTGCTTAATTCAGGGGAGATATGAGGGCCATCACTTTTGAGAGGCAAGCACCACGGAATACCACGTTGCGGTATCAGTTGCCGATACCTTGGTGTTTTTTTTCATGAACAAGCGCTGGGCATCTGTTTTGGTGAGCCATACCGGCGACGAGTTACCTCTTCGGTTTTTAATATCGGCCAAGTCAACGCTTCTGTGAACGACGCTGTAAGCCACGTAACGACCCGATTTGACGAAAAGCAAAGTGCAGTTGAAATCATCCAAGCTTTGGCCGTATACCTGTTCGCTTACCGCTCCATAATTACCTATTGGCAAATCTATTACCACTGACCTCGACACGTACGGCTTTGCTACTAGGAAGGAATCCCACAGCGTAGTGAAGCCTTGGCACAGTGTGGATTTGGACAAGCTAAGCAGCGTATCGGTGGCCAGGGCAGCAGCGTAATTGGGCGGAAACAGTTGCGCGGCCGGGTACTGCTGCACCGGCGCAGAACAGCCCCCCAAGCCCAGCAACAGGCCCACACCCAATAGGATAGCACCTACCCGGCACGGGCAACGAGGAACCAGCAAGACGTTCATAACAAGAAAGTAATGAGCATTAGCCCGGCAAAATTCTGCCTCAACTCAACCATCCCGGGGCCCTCCCGCTACGCCCAAAACTCCCGGATTGTGGCCTGCATCTCGTCGTGCAAGTGGCCGTTGCTGGCCACTACTTCGCGGCCGAACAGCGGGTCGCCGTCTTCCAGGAACTGGGTGACGCGGCCGCCGGCTTCGGTGACGAGCAGCAGGCCCGCGGCCACGTCGTAGGAGTTGATGTTGAACTCGAAGTAGCCGTCGAAGCGGCCGGCGGCCACGTAGGCCAGGTCGGTGGCGGCCGAGCCCATGCGGCGCAGGCCGTGGGTGCGCTGCATGTAGCTGCCCAGCACTTGCAGGTATTTGTCGAGCTGAGCGAACTTGGTGTAGGGGAAGCCAGTGGCGATGAGCGAGTTGCCCAGCTTGGGGGCATCCGTCACGTGCATTTGGTCTTCGTTGCAGAAGGCACCGTGGCCCTTGGCGGCGCGGAAGCTCTCGTCGCGGTTGGCCTCGTGCACCACGCCCACCACCAGCTCGGGGCCGTGCAGCAGGGCCACGCTCACGGCAAACACGGGCAGCGAGTGGATGAAGTTGGTGGTGCCGTCGAGCGGGTCGATGATCCAGGTGAACTCCTGGGTTTCGTCGGGGGCCCCGGCGGTGCCTTCCTCGGTGATGAAGCCGGCGGCGGGCAGGATTTCGCGCAGGCCGGCCACCAAGCGGCGCTCAGCACCCTGGTCCACGTAGCTCACCATGTCGTGCAGGCCCTTGTTCTCTATCTTATTGGGGTCGAAGGTTTTGGCTTCGTGCAGGATGAACTGGGCAGTTTCGCGGCAAAGCGCGGCTACTTGGTGCGAAAGGGCGAGGTAATCGGTCATGCTTGAATGTTAGGATATTAAGGCGCAGAAAATGGTCTGACTTAGAACGTCATGCAGGGCACAGCGGAGCATCAATACCGCTGACTAATTCATTGGTTACTGCTGCGGGAGAGATGCTGCGCTGCGCTCTGCATGACGTTCCTGCGATTGGTTTTTGGGTTCTGCAAAGGCCCGGGGCCCCGCGAAGGCGTGGGCGATGACCCAGCCGAGCAGCAGCAGGGCCAGGGCCTGGCAGCCGCGGCCGATGTACTCGCCCACACGGGTATAAAAGGTCAGCTTGTCGTTCAGGTGTACCGTGGCGCGGCTGGCGGTGGGCACCCAGGTGGGGGCCAGCTGCGTGAGGGTGCCCTTTTGGTTGATGAAGCCGGTGAAGCCCGTGTTGGCGGCGCGGGCCAGGTCGCGGCGGGTTTCGATGGCGCGCAGGGCCCCCAGGCGCAGCAATTGGCGGTAGCCGGGCGTGTCGTACCACCAGGCGTCGTTGGTGGCCAGGCCCAGCAGGTTGGCGCCGCCGCGCACGTATTGGGCGGTGAAGTCGCCGTAGATGGACTCGTAGCACACGAGGGGCCGCACCACCAGGGCGGGGGCCCCGGGCACGCGGAACAGCGTGGTTTCGGGCACCGTGCCGTAGCTGCCCACGTAGCCGCCCAGGTCGATGTGGCTGATGAGGGAAGTGAGAAAAGTGGGGACTTTCTCGACGCCCGGCACCAGCCGCTCCTTGTGGTAAAATTGCACCGGGGCCGTGGCGCTGGCCAGGTAGGCGGCCGTGTTGCACACGTCGTAGTAGCCGAGGTCGTCGCGGTAAAGGGCCGTTTCGGTGGCCGCTTCCTTGCTGGGGTAGGTCACGATGCTGGTCATGCCCGTGACGAGGGCCACGCCCGGGTGCTGCCCCAGCCAGGCCCGGATGCGCTGGATGCGGGGGTAATTGTTGATAACCCTTTCCTGGTAATGGTCTGCCAGGCTGGTTTCGGGCCAGAGCACGAGCCGGGTTTGGGGCGTGAGCTGCTGGGTGCTGAGGGCCAGCAGCCGCGTGAGCTGCTCGTCGTAGGAAACGAAGTCGGGCGCGTCGGCAAACTTCTCGGTGTAGGGGTTGATGTTGGGCTGCACCACCACTACCTCGGCCCCGGGGCCCTGCTCTTGGTAGGTGGCGCCGATGGCGTAGGATAGCGCCAGCGGCAGAATTATCGCCAAAGAAGGTACTAGAAACCGCCGGCCGGCGGGCCGCACGCCCACTAAATCAGCAGGCCCGGCTACCACAGCCGAAGCGGTTCCAGCGGCAAACCCCAGCGTTCTTTTATCAATCAACGCAAAGAATATCAATAGATTGACTACCCAAACCCACACCGAGCCGCCCAGGAAGCCGGTGTACTCGTACCACTGCACCCACTGCGGTACGGCGGCGAAGCCGTTGCCCAGCGTGAGCCAGGGCCAGGTAATGTCCCAGCGCAGGTGCAGCTGCTCAAACGCAATCCAGTAGATGGGCAGCGTGAGGTAGCCGATGCGGGGCCCCAGGCGCTTCTTGGTTTGGCGGAAGGCCATGAGCGGCAGGCACATGAGCCCCGCGTTCAGGACCACGGCAGCGATGCCAGCGGCCAGGTCGGCGTAGCTCACCCACCAGGTGGTGCTGGCGTTCCAGAGCAGCACAAACAGGTAGGTGCCGGCAAATACGCGGCCCTTGCGGGCCCCCTGCTGCGTGAAGCGGTGCTCCATGAACAGGTACGGCACCCAGCCCACGAACAGGCCCAGGGGCCAAAGGGTGGCGCTGGTGGACCAGCCGGTCCAGAGCAAGGCGGCGCCCAGCACGGCCAGCGCGGCGGGGTGGGCCGCGGGGCTAATCTTCGCCAAACTCGTCGGGGCCAAATTCGTCGGGGCCAAATTCGTTGGGGTTATTCGCTTCGTTTCCAAGGGATTCGTCTACTTCGTTTTCTTCGCCGCGGGCGTAGCGGCCGGCCTTGCCAGGGCGGGCAGGCGGGGTGGGGTTGCCGGCCACCACCAGCACAATTTCGCCCTTGATGGCGGCCCGGGCCCCAAAATCGGCGGCCAGGCTGGCCAGCGTGCCGGTCACGGTTTCCTCAAACAGCTTGGTCAGCTCGCGGCTGACGGAGGCCGGGCGCTGGGGCCCCAGCACTTCGGCCAGCTGAACCAACGTTTTCACCAGCCGGTGCGGCGACTCGTAAAAAATCATCGTCCGCGGCTCGGGGGCCAGCTCCAGCAGGCGGGTTTGGCGGCCTTTTTTCACGGGCAAAAACCCTTCGAACGTGAACCGCTCGGCCCCGAAACCCGACTTGAGCAGGGCCGGCACCAGGGCGGTGGGGCCCGGCAGGCACTCCACGGCCAGGCCGCGGGCCAAGCACTCGCGCACCAGCAGGAAGCCGGGGTCGGAGATGCCGGGCGTGCCGGCGTCGCTCACCAGGGCCATCTTTTCACCTTTTTCGAGGCGCTCCAGCAGGCGCGGCACTTGCTGGTGCTCGTTGTGGAGGTGGTAGCTGAGGAGCGGTTTTTTCAGGCCCAGGTGCTGGAGCAGGCGGCCGCTCACGCGGGTGTCTTCGGCCAGCACCAGGTCGGCCTCGCCCAGCACGCGGATGGCCCGCAGGGTAATGTCCTCCAAGTTGCCGATGGGCGTGGGCACGAGGGTAAGGGCGGGGGCGTCGGGCATAGAGGCAAAGGTACAGGCGGGCCCCGCGTTGGGGCCCCCTTACAACCCAAACCGGCTAACCGTAGTACACCCTTCTCCCACCCGCTTTGCTTTCAACTTCATTTTTCCACTGCCATGTCCGTCGACCCCAACAACCGCCCCATCCGCGTCATCAACGACGACACCACCGATGAAGAAATGCGCGCTGGCCACCACATCCCCAACGCCGACCCGCCCAAGAACGAGGCGGCCCGCGGCGGCTTCGGCAACCGCGACGGCAAGCAGGGCTTCGGCTCCGACACGGCCGGTGGCTCGACGGCCCTCGGCGTGAACGAGGACGCTGATTCGATGAGCCCGCCCGCCGATAACATGCGCTCGGACGACGAAGGCCGCAACGCCCGCGCCGACCAAGACCTGCCGGCCCTCGAAACCTACAACGACGACCCCGACCTAGTGGCCGTGCACAACCCCGGCGGCCCCGTGGACGAGCTCGACGCCGATGACCGCCGCAAAGGGCCCGACGAGATGGAAAACCCCAAGTCGCGCGTGGGCATGGGCGAAATGGAGCCCAAACCTATCCAGCCCATCACCGGCACCGATACCAACGCCGAACTGACCGACTTTAACGCCACTGACACGGCCATCGACCAGTAGCCTTTTCGTTGCCAGTTGCTTGTTGTCAGTTATTAGTTTTTTTACTGGACGGCCGGATAACTGACAACGAGCAACTGTCAATTACTCTTTTCTCACCTAACTCACTTCTGCCATGCCTACCCACCACAACAACCAGAAGGACAGCGAGAACCCCGACAAGCGCAACCTCGAAGGCCACCCCAAGGCCGACGCGCTGCCGGTGGACGATTTCAGCGAAACCGAGGAAGACCAGTTGGAACAAGATGCGCTGGATGCCGGCACCACACACCCCAACCGCGGCCACGACAAGCCCAGCATCGACAAGACGGCCTACGATTAGTATTGCCTTTCCAAGTATAGAAAGAGCCTCGCCCTACCCGGCGGGGCTTTTTTGTCATTCCGAGCGCAGCGAGGAATCTGGGGGCCCTAGTTCAGATTCCTCGCTGCGCTCGGAATGACACGTTGCACGCGGAATACCTGCGGCGGAATCACCCTACCCAATCAACTCCGCCACGATTTTGGCTGAGAGCAAGCACAGCGGAATGCCACCGCCGGGGTGCACCGAGCCACCGCAGAAGTACAGCCCGTCGAGCCGGCCCGAGAAGTTGGGGTGGCGCAGGAAGGCCGCCAGCGGGTTGTTGCTAGAGCTGCCGTACAGGGCCCCGCCGGACGACGAGGTATCGGCGGCAATGCCCGGCGGCGTCCAGATTTTTTCGGCTTTGATGAGCGGCTCGATGGCCACGCCCAGGGCCCCGGACAGCCGGGCCAGCACGAGGCGGCGCGTTTTCTGGGTGAGGGCGTCCCAGTCTTGGCCTTCGTCGTGGGGCACGTTCACCATCACGAACCAGTTTTCGTGGCCGGCCGGGGCGTCGGCGGGCGTTTTTTTGGAGGTGACGTTGACGTACACCGTCACGTCGTCGGCCACGGTTTTGCCCTCGAAAATGGCCTTGAACTCCTGTTGGTAATCGTTGGAAAAGAAGATGTTGTGCAAGTCCAGCTCCGGGAATTCGCGGGCGATGCCCCAGTAGAAAATCAGCGCCGACGACGAGCGGGGCTGGGCCAGGGTGCGCTCGGGCGCGGGTTGGGTGGGCAGCAGGCGGCGGTAGGTAGGCATTACGTCCATGTTGCTCACCACTAGGCCGAAATCGTACACGTCCTGGGCCGTGCGCAGGCCCGTGATGTGCTTATCGGCCACCAAAATCTCCTTCACCGGCTCATTGAACCGGAACTGCACCCCAAATTCTTCGGCCAGCCGGTGCAGGCTTTCGGCAATGGCGTAGATGCCACCCACGGGGTAGAACGCGCCAATGCCGTGCTCGAGGTGCGGAATCATGCTCAGCGTGGCGGGGGCCTGGTACGGGTCGGAGCCGTTGTAGGTGGCGTAGCGGTCGAAGAGCTGCACCAGGCGCGGGTCAGCGAAGGCTTTGGCGTGGCGCTGGTGCATGGTGCCGAGCAGGCCCAGCGCCGGCAGGGCCCCCACGGCCTTCAGGGTTTCGGGGCTGAGGTAGGTACCGGCCTTGTGCAGCGACTTGTGCAAAAACGTGCCCGCCGTGGCGTCGTACGCCCGGCCGCTGCGCGCCAGAAACTGCGTGACGGCGGCAGCCGGGGCCCCCAGCTTCTCCTCCACTTCGGCGGCAAACTTATCGGCCTCGGCCCAGGCCGCCAGGCGGGTGCCATCGGCGAAAAAGTAGTTGGTAATCGGGTCCAGCCGCTCGTAGCGGAAGTAGTCGGCCGGCGCGCGGTGGGCCAGTCGGAACACGTCATCCACCAGCTGCGGCAGCGTGAAGAGCGAGGGCCCCGCGTCGAAACGGTAGCCGCCGGACAGCTCAAACTGGTGCATTTTGCCGCCAAACGAGGGCCCCGCCTCGAACACCGTGACGGCGTGCCCCGCCACGGCCAGCCGCGCGGCCGCGGCCAGCCCCGCCACCCCCGCCCCGATGACGGCCACGGGCTGTTTAATGTCCGCTGCTTTTTGCCGTTTTGCTTCCGTTTGTTTCATCCAAACACGAACAAATTATTGCGCCAATGGATAAGCCTTCACAAAGAAATTATGCGCGCAACGGTAGCACTGGTCAGGTCAAACTTCAGTGATTTGGGACGATAAATTGGACTCTCAATGCCAATTATTAGTTGGTCATCAAATTCTTCCAACTGCAATACGCTAAATTTTTCTTCAAAAAGGATCAACTCACAACGGGTTATTGCGACGACTCCGAGGCAAGCTTTACGCCCGCCGGACAAAGACAATTGCCATATGGGTAAGGCCACGTAGTTGCCCTGCCGCTGCCAAACCGGTGGGCCGCCGCAAGTCTCGTGCAATAGCACTTCTGTACCGTCTGGCCGCACCCAAAAGCAGGGCCCCGATAAGGGACCACCCATGGCTATTTCGGTCAAACTTTCCGTTTCATAGCGCAGGTATTGCAACCCATCGGGTGCATAAAATTGCCTGCTGTCGCCAGAAAAATCCCACGGACTGGCGAAGGTTTTCATTGCTACCACCTGGGCTACTATTCCACGGCCAGCACCAGCCCTTTCAGGTACGCGCCTTCCGGGTGGAAGAGGCTGACGGGGTGGTCGGCGGGCTGGGTGAGGCGGTGCAGGATGCGGGCGGGGCGGCCGGCTTCGATGGCGGCGGCCAGCACCGCCCCTTCAAATAGCTCCGGGCTAACCACTTGCGAGCAGCTGAACGTGAAGAGCAGCCCGCCCGGCGCCAGGTGCGCAATGCCCGAGGCGTTGAGGCGCTTGTAGCCCATGAGGGCGGCGTGGCGGGCCCCCATGTGCTTGGCGAAGGCGGGCGGGTCGAGCACGAGCAGGTCGTACTCGGCGGGGTGGTTTTTGAGGAAGCCGAGCACGTCGTCGGCGTAGGCGGCGTGGCGGTCGGCGTGGGGGGCCAGGGCGGCGTTGCGCTCGGTGAGGGCAATGGCCTTTTTGCTGGAATCGACGGAGTGCACAACCTCGGCCCCGGCGGCCAGCGCATACACCGAGAAGCCACCCGTGTAGCAGAACGTGTTGAGCACGCGCCGGCCAGCGGCGTAGCGGGCCAGCAGGGCCCGGTTATCGCGCTGGTCGATGAAGAAACCAGTCTTCTGGCCAGTTTCCCAGTCGATGGCAAACTGGTGGCCGTTCTCGGTCACGAGGTGCTCGGCGCCGGTGCTTTCGCCAAACAGGTAGCCGTTCTGGGCGTCGGGCACGGCGTTGCCGGGCACGGTTTCGGCGCTTTTGTCAAAGATGGCGCGCAGCTTATCGCCGAACACAACGCGCAACGCGTCAGCTATTTCGGGGCGGGCGCGGTACATGCCCACGCTGTGGGCCTGCACCACGGCCACGTCGCCGTACACGTCGATGATGAGGCCGGGCAGGCCGTCGCCCTCGGCGTGCACCAGGCGGAACACGTTGGTGTCGGCCGCGCCGGTCAGGGCTAGGCGCTGGCGCAACTGGTAGGCATTGCCCAGCTTCCGCACCCAGAAATCGGGCGTTGGCAATTCAGACTCGGTGCCAAAATCGAGCATGCGCACGGCAATGGAGCCGCCGCCCGAAAAGTGGCCCACGCCCAGCAGCTCGCCGTCGGCGGCTTCTACGCGCACGGCATCGCCCTCGCCCGCGTCGCCCCGGAGGCGGGCAATGGCCCCCGAAAACACCCAGGGGTGGCGGCGGCGCAAGGAGTGGTCTTTTCCGTTTTTGAGGACGATGGTGGCAGGAGTTAGCATAGGCCCGCAAAGTTACGGCCTGTCCTGTGCCAACTTCGCGGCGCCGCTTTCCGCTCTTGGTTTCACCGTTCTTGCCCTTTGCCATGCCCGCCCGCGTTGCCATCATCGACTTCGAGCCCGCCCACCAGCCCGCCTTCCGGGCCCTGAACC
This genomic stretch from Hymenobacter sp. PAMC 26628 harbors:
- a CDS encoding inositol monophosphatase family protein — protein: MTDYLALSHQVAALCRETAQFILHEAKTFDPNKIENKGLHDMVSYVDQGAERRLVAGLREILPAAGFITEEGTAGAPDETQEFTWIIDPLDGTTNFIHSLPVFAVSVALLHGPELVVGVVHEANRDESFRAAKGHGAFCNEDQMHVTDAPKLGNSLIATGFPYTKFAQLDKYLQVLGSYMQRTHGLRRMGSAATDLAYVAAGRFDGYFEFNINSYDVAAGLLLVTEAGGRVTQFLEDGDPLFGREVVASNGHLHDEMQATIREFWA
- the lnt gene encoding apolipoprotein N-acyltransferase, with the protein product MAKISPAAHPAALAVLGAALLWTGWSTSATLWPLGLFVGWVPYLFMEHRFTQQGARKGRVFAGTYLFVLLWNASTTWWVSYADLAAGIAAVVLNAGLMCLPLMAFRQTKKRLGPRIGYLTLPIYWIAFEQLHLRWDITWPWLTLGNGFAAVPQWVQWYEYTGFLGGSVWVWVVNLLIFFALIDKRTLGFAAGTASAVVAGPADLVGVRPAGRRFLVPSLAIILPLALSYAIGATYQEQGPGAEVVVVQPNINPYTEKFADAPDFVSYDEQLTRLLALSTQQLTPQTRLVLWPETSLADHYQERVINNYPRIQRIRAWLGQHPGVALVTGMTSIVTYPSKEAATETALYRDDLGYYDVCNTAAYLASATAPVQFYHKERLVPGVEKVPTFLTSLISHIDLGGYVGSYGTVPETTLFRVPGAPALVVRPLVCYESIYGDFTAQYVRGGANLLGLATNDAWWYDTPGYRQLLRLGALRAIETRRDLARAANTGFTGFINQKGTLTQLAPTWVPTASRATVHLNDKLTFYTRVGEYIGRGCQALALLLLGWVIAHAFAGPRAFAEPKNQSQERHAERSAASLPQQ
- the rsmI gene encoding 16S rRNA (cytidine(1402)-2'-O)-methyltransferase, with protein sequence MPDAPALTLVPTPIGNLEDITLRAIRVLGEADLVLAEDTRVSGRLLQHLGLKKPLLSYHLHNEHQQVPRLLERLEKGEKMALVSDAGTPGISDPGFLLVRECLARGLAVECLPGPTALVPALLKSGFGAERFTFEGFLPVKKGRQTRLLELAPEPRTMIFYESPHRLVKTLVQLAEVLGPQRPASVSRELTKLFEETVTGTLASLAADFGARAAIKGEIVLVVAGNPTPPARPGKAGRYARGEENEVDESLGNEANNPNEFGPDEFGPDEFGED
- the rfbA gene encoding glucose-1-phosphate thymidylyltransferase RfbA produces the protein MKGIILAGGSGTRLHPLTLAVSKQLMPVYDKPMIYYPLSILLMAGIREVLIITTPHDQAQFQKLLGDGKNLGCDFQYVVQEVPNGLAQAFVLGADFIGQDSVALVLGDNIFYGAGLEELLKSNNNPDGGVVYAYHVHDPERYGVVEFDANKKALSIEEKPAKPKSNYAVPGLYFYDNSVVEIAKNLEMSPRGEYEITDVNKEYLRRGKLKVGILSRGTAWLDTGTFESLMQAGEYVRVIEQRQGLKVGAIEEVAYRQGFITADELRALALPLRKSGYGDYLLNLPEQLVLGAQ
- a CDS encoding OmpA family protein codes for the protein MKIPVFSFALVAALGLGAPAARAQHALWASKVTAVSSQKASGKEAFSPEQVLGAPNALPLGQISDKAWIPKKEGRDEFVEVRFARSVLAQQITVVENFNPGAVTKIELIDTHGEHHEVYTNDNPGPLPDSYRTLEVKIAPAKPAYRTIGAVVHLNTAKVEGVNQLDAIGVADVTQTMVKKDFKAPDADAAGVARFDSSLVNLGPSVNSQYVDTHPVISPDGRTLYFARQNHPGNIGGKNDPQDVWFSTLQSASAKTWGPAKNMGGPVNTAGFPNGLASVSANGQRLLLLGHYTPEGLVPKGPSTSEHRPGGWSQPTNVDIEDFYNNDDEHADYFLATSGKALLLAVERTDGLGEQDLYVSFPKPGPPGQPVTWTRPRNLGPNVNTKKADFAPFLAPDEKTLYFASEGRGGYGKSDIFYSKRLDDTWTNWSPPRNLGSVVNSPDFDAYYTVSAAGDDAYLVSTRNGTAGSKDIFRIALAPAFKPEAVTLVRGQVLDAATKKPIKAIIHYENLLTGEEIGTAESDPTDGSYTIVLPSGVQYGYRAEAANYIAENANLDVTARDKYSEQTQDLFMVPFAVGQTVKLNNIFFQQSKYYLRTNSYPELARLVRIMRDYPTVEIKIGGHTDNQGDPALNLKLSLDRVNEVKKYLIGKGITPTRITTEGYGGSKPVASNDQEDTRALNRRVEFTITKK
- a CDS encoding FeoB-associated Cys-rich membrane protein, which gives rise to MLVQYILVAAIVLGALFFLGRRAWRAFFSKEQVGCAKGCGACGGIDVDRLERTIAARAGR